GATCGCATAACCGCCAGCGCGTCCACGAGGAATGATCGTGACTTTTCGAACTGTCCGCGAATCGCTCAGGACCAAACCAACAATGGCATGTCCGGCTTCGTGGAACGCCACCATATTCCGTTCTTTCGGATTAATGACGCGGTCGCGCTTCGCTGGGCCAGCAATGACCCGATCTTCGGCTTCGTCCACGTCTGAGGCGTCAATTGCCTTCTTACTTCGTCGGGCCGCGACTAAGGCAGCTTCATTCAGTAAGTTTTCCAAATCAGCCCCGACAAAACCAGGCGTCTGACGAGCGACTTCCTTAAGATCAACACTTGGTGCAAGCGGCTTGTTCTTCGCATGCACTTTCAAGATGGCTTCACGACCCTTAACATCCGGTCGGCCAACTAAAATCTTCCGATCAAAACGACCTGGACGCAGCAAAGCAGGATCAAGCACATCAGAACGGTTAGTAGCGGCAATGACGATAACCCCTTCATTACCGGTAAACCCGTCCATTTCAACCAGTAACTGGTTCAAAGTCTGCTCACGTTCATCGTGACCGCCGCCCATACCGGCACCACGCTGGCGGCCGACAGCATCAATTTCATCAATGAAGATGATGGAAGGAGCAGCCTTTTTAGCCTGATCAAACAGATCACGCACACGAGAAGCCCCGACACCAACGAACATTTCAACGAAATCTGAACCTGAAATTGAGAAGAACGGCACACCAGCTTCACCAGCAACCGCTTTGGCAAGCAAGGTTTTACCAGTACCAGGAGGGCCTTCCAAAAGCACCCCGGCTGGAATTCGAGCACCTAATGCCGAGAATTTCCGCGGATCCTTCAGGAATTCAACCACTTCAACCAGTTCCTGTTTCTCTTCTTCAGCACCAGCCACATCGGAGAAGCGAACTTTGTTGGCATTTTTATCTGCCTGCTTCGCCCGTGATTTGCCAAAGCTCATCACCCGACCGGAACCACCGCCTTGGCCAGCCTGATTCATCATCATGTAGAAGAAGACCATCATGATCACAATCGGCACAACCGTAATCAGCAAGCTAAACCAGACGCCGGATTGTGATTCTTCCTGCGTGTCGGTTTTAACATTGTTAGCGCTGGTTGCCTTTTGGATCTGGCTCAAAGTCGCATCGTTCGTCGGAATATATGTCGAGAACTTCGTGACTTTGGTGCTCTGACTACCAAACAGACTCAGCGAGTTATTTGAACTAGAAGACTTCTGTGCCTTCTTGTATTCCCCACTGACCTTATAGACTCCGCCAGATGGCTGGAGTGAATAACTCTTGACGTTGTCTTTTTTCAACTCCGACAAGAACGTGCTGGTTTCAATCTCTTGGGACGATGTTGTCCCATTATCGCGCATATAATACGCAAAACCGGTGACCAATAGCACAAAAATAATGATATACGTTAATGTGCTACTGAACAGGCCGTTTTGTTTTTTCTTCATTTAGAACCTCCGGCAACATTCGATTAGTACCTTATATACTACCACAAACACAACATTCAGATCAGGATTTTGCTGCGTAGATTTCCGGTTTTAATACACCGATATAAGGCAGGTTTCGATAACGTTCAGCATAATCTAAGCCATAACCGACCACAAATTCGTTAGGAACAGTTGTCCCAACGTAATCGGCGTGCACATCAACGACGCGACCTTCTGGCTTATCCATCAACGCACAAATACGAACCGACTTCGCATGACGCGTTTTGAAAATGTCGGTCAGATATTTTAAAGTCCGGCCGGTATCAACAATATCCTCTACAATCAAGATGTCCCGATCCTTCACGCTGGCGTCAAGGTCCTTGATAATCTTGACTTCACCGCTAGACTCGGTCGCATCCCCGTAGCTGGAAACGTCCATAAAGTCGAGTTCCATGTAATCATCGATCTCACGAACAAGATCTGTCATAAACATGATGGCACCTTTTAAAATGCACACCACTAAGGGGTTTTTCCCTGCATAATCGTGCTTGAGCTCAGCGCCAAGTCGTGCCGTGATGGCATGGATGTCGTCTTGAGAATACAACACCTTCAAAATATCGGAACTCATGATTTATCCTCACTTTTGTCAACATCTGGTGATTGCACCAGTACAACATGGAGTATATCAGTTTGATCTATGGCCGACAATCGTTCTAAAGGCTGACCTTCAACCCAAAACACTTGATGACCCCGAGCTAAAACCAATAATTGATCGCGCTGATAGGCTGGAATTTTTGTGTTAATCAAAAAACGCCGCAGTTTCTGAATCACGCCATTGGGTAATTGCACAACATCGCCAGCTTGCCTTGTGCGCAAAGTAATTGGCAGTTTCACTCTGACCGGCGTGCCTTTGTCAGCAGCAACGCTTGTCTGCAGGCTGAAAATGCCACGAGTGGTACGATGTTGCTGATCAAGCTTAGTGAATGTGACCGGTTTAACTGGCGCCTGCCGCGTTAAGCGAACAATTTGTTCACTCTGGACAGCAATTGAAATCCCGCCGCCCAGATCAAACCGCCGCTCTTTTGTCCCGCTTAGACTCGCTAGAACTGGCGAAAGTAGCTGGCGATCAACGTTGGGTTGCCATTGCTGCAGTATTTTTTTTAATAGCAGACGCTGAACAGCTTCCGGCTGCGGTGATGCGACACGCCAATTAACCGTTGCGTCATCAACCTGCAGGCGTTGAAGCCACTCAGCCAGTTGTGCTTCAGCCAACGCTAATAGGCCAGTCTGCTCCATCGTGAATGTTTGAATATGCGCCAGTAATTGCGTGTTTTGTTTTTTGAATGCAGGAATGACCTGATGACGCAACTGATTTCTTGCGTAATGCGGATCAGCATTGCTGGAATCTTCGCAAAACCTAACGTTGTGCTGATCAGCATAGGAGCGAATCATCGCCTTGCTGTAAGGCAATAATGGCCGCACTAACCGGCGTCCATGCCAAGTTCGATCAGCGCGAATACCGATTAACGCGGCCGGATCGCCAGAGCGCGCCAGCCGAAACAAAATTGTTTCAAGTTGATCATCCGCATGATGAGCTGTCATGACAACCTCAGCATGCTGCTCAGCGGCAGTCGCGGCTAAGAAGGCATAGCGTGCTTGCCGAGCGGCCGCTTCACTGGTTGGCTGCCCATCAGATCGCCGCCATTGTCCAGTCACCACTGGCACCTGCAATTGTTGGGCAGCGGCGACAACAAAGGCTTGTTCCTGCTGACTCTCTGGTCGCAGGCGATGATCGAAGGTTGCCACCACCACATCTAAGTCAGCTGCTTTGACAGCCAGGTTCAACAACACCATCGAATCCACGCCGCCAGAAACCGCCACGAGCACACGAGTATGCGGTGCAAAGCCAAATCGTTGAAAAAGTTTCGGGCTCATGGGCATCCTCCACGCAATCCTGCAGAAACCAAGAAAATGGGCCTAGAACAAAATGTGCTTTGTTCCAGACCCGATTTTTAACTGCGGCGACCACCACGGCCGCCGCGTTTACCCTCGGTATTGCGGCGAAGAACGCTTAATCGATCTTCGCTTTCCTTCAAATATCCTGACATCATCGCATCAAAATCATCTTTGGATGGTTGTGCTTTGTGTCCAAAATGATTGCCGCCGCCACTACGCGCACCGCCTTGATAGCGATTGCCGCTTGGCCGCGCAGATGGTGTATGATGACTCTCCCGATGACTATTTTCGTGTTCACTTTGCTGCGGTTTATCGACCGCTTTCCGGATAGACAGGCCAATCTTACCATCTTGGATCGAAAGTACTTTCACCGTCACCGGTTCGCCAACATGCAGCACATCATGAATATCTTTGACATAAGCATCAGAGACCTCGCTGATATGTACCAATCCGGTCTTGCCATCGCCTAATTCGACAAAAGCACCGAATTTTGTGATCCCGGTGACCTTACCAGTCACTTTCGTACCAACTTCAACTGCCATAAAAAAAGAAGTCCTCCTAGTTAAATGTACCTATTAGTATAGCACGGCAGAAAACCGACGCAAGAGCGCGAACAGGCCCGGTTAGAAACCGGAACATAAGTGGCCTCAAGCCTAAATAGTTGGGCTTTAGCCATTTAGGCTTGAGGTCCTTATGTGCAGGTTTTTGGGTCTGTGAGCGCGTTTTAGATACAACAGCGTCCAGAGCCTAGCCTTTCTATTTAGCTGTCCAAATCACTGATTCACATTCAAATCCGGAACCTTGTTGACCTTATCAGGCAAGTTAAAAATAATCTCGCCTTGCTTTGAATAGAGATATTTTTCGCGAATCAGCTTAGCCGTGTAGTCATCATTGTGCAGTTGGTCGACCTGAACCTTGAGGGCTGACTTGTTGGCTTTTAATTTTGTCAAACTGCCCTTCGCTTTTTGGACGGCGTGGTTTGTCTCTCCTAACGCCATTTGAGTTCGAACTAAACTAAGCCCGCCGAACCCCAAAATGGCGACAATCACGATCAACAGATTCCGAATCC
This genomic window from Lacticaseibacillus paracasei subsp. paracasei contains:
- a CDS encoding S1 domain-containing RNA-binding protein codes for the protein MAVEVGTKVTGKVTGITKFGAFVELGDGKTGLVHISEVSDAYVKDIHDVLHVGEPVTVKVLSIQDGKIGLSIRKAVDKPQQSEHENSHRESHHTPSARPSGNRYQGGARSGGGNHFGHKAQPSKDDFDAMMSGYLKESEDRLSVLRRNTEGKRGGRGGRRS
- the tilS gene encoding tRNA lysidine(34) synthetase TilS, with translation MSPKLFQRFGFAPHTRVLVAVSGGVDSMVLLNLAVKAADLDVVVATFDHRLRPESQQEQAFVVAAAQQLQVPVVTGQWRRSDGQPTSEAAARQARYAFLAATAAEQHAEVVMTAHHADDQLETILFRLARSGDPAALIGIRADRTWHGRRLVRPLLPYSKAMIRSYADQHNVRFCEDSSNADPHYARNQLRHQVIPAFKKQNTQLLAHIQTFTMEQTGLLALAEAQLAEWLQRLQVDDATVNWRVASPQPEAVQRLLLKKILQQWQPNVDRQLLSPVLASLSGTKERRFDLGGGISIAVQSEQIVRLTRQAPVKPVTFTKLDQQHRTTRGIFSLQTSVAADKGTPVRVKLPITLRTRQAGDVVQLPNGVIQKLRRFLINTKIPAYQRDQLLVLARGHQVFWVEGQPLERLSAIDQTDILHVVLVQSPDVDKSEDKS
- the hpt gene encoding hypoxanthine phosphoribosyltransferase, translating into MSSDILKVLYSQDDIHAITARLGAELKHDYAGKNPLVVCILKGAIMFMTDLVREIDDYMELDFMDVSSYGDATESSGEVKIIKDLDASVKDRDILIVEDIVDTGRTLKYLTDIFKTRHAKSVRICALMDKPEGRVVDVHADYVGTTVPNEFVVGYGLDYAERYRNLPYIGVLKPEIYAAKS
- a CDS encoding FtsB family cell division protein, which produces MAKNNISQLNNAYTREHEQKHKRTPNPRAHAVHMKRIRNLLIVIVAILGFGGLSLVRTQMALGETNHAVQKAKGSLTKLKANKSALKVQVDQLHNDDYTAKLIREKYLYSKQGEIIFNLPDKVNKVPDLNVNQ
- the ftsH gene encoding ATP-dependent zinc metalloprotease FtsH encodes the protein MKKKQNGLFSSTLTYIIIFVLLVTGFAYYMRDNGTTSSQEIETSTFLSELKKDNVKSYSLQPSGGVYKVSGEYKKAQKSSSSNNSLSLFGSQSTKVTKFSTYIPTNDATLSQIQKATSANNVKTDTQEESQSGVWFSLLITVVPIVIMMVFFYMMMNQAGQGGGSGRVMSFGKSRAKQADKNANKVRFSDVAGAEEEKQELVEVVEFLKDPRKFSALGARIPAGVLLEGPPGTGKTLLAKAVAGEAGVPFFSISGSDFVEMFVGVGASRVRDLFDQAKKAAPSIIFIDEIDAVGRQRGAGMGGGHDEREQTLNQLLVEMDGFTGNEGVIVIAATNRSDVLDPALLRPGRFDRKILVGRPDVKGREAILKVHAKNKPLAPSVDLKEVARQTPGFVGADLENLLNEAALVAARRSKKAIDASDVDEAEDRVIAGPAKRDRVINPKERNMVAFHEAGHAIVGLVLSDSRTVRKVTIIPRGRAGGYAIMLPKDDQFLLTKKELTEQIVGLLGGRTAEEIIFGVESTGASNDFEQATQIARSMVTQYGMSDRLGTVQLETEGQPFLGAQYGQTPPYSETTATAIDDEIRRIIDDAHKQAHEIIEAHREQHKLIAEALLKYETLNEKEILSLFNDGKMPARDQDEFPSEKAATFEQSKAALEHKDKEKQADEEASGKTDSPQSGDQQASGDDTDSDEVEKPDDTSTDNSSSNNDDQQGPQA